In the genome of Dehalococcoidia bacterium, the window GCCTCGAAGATCGTGGCCATGGCGATGCTGCTGATCATGCCGGAGAAGTAGGTGTCGGTCCGGCGGCGCAGCGGCTTGAACGCCACGTAGTTGAGCACCATGCCGATGCCGCCGGCGGCCAACATCGCCAGCGCCAGCGCCAGGAAGATTTCGAGCTTCAGGTGCAGCACCAGCTCCAGCGCCACGAAGGCGCCCAGCATAAACACCGCCTGGTGCGCCAAATTGAGGATGTCGAGGATGCCGAAGACGAGCGTGTAGCCGACGGCGAACAGCGCGTAGATGCTGCCCGTGAACAGGCCGTTGATCAGTTGCTGGCTCACACGCCCTCATCCCCGTCCCTTCCCCCTATCCTGGGGGAAGGGCGATCCAGTCTGGAGCGTTCCGACCGGTTTGCGGTTAACCCGACACCTTCTCGGCGTGGCTGCGCCGCGTCTCCCCTCTCCCAGGATTGGGAGAGGGGCCGGGGGTGAGGGTCGAGCGGCGGCTACTGCAGCGGCACGAACTTGCCGCCCTGCACCACTTGAATCACGGCGTCGTGCAAGGCGTCTCGCTTCTCGGTGAAGTTGAACTTGCCGAGCACCGTGTCGAAGTCCTTGACCTTCGGCAGGGCGTCGCGGATCGCCTGGCGCTCGGTGCTGCCGGCGATCTTCATCGCCTGCGCCATGATGTAGACGCCGGTGTAGGCCTGCGCCGCGAACTGATCCGGGTCGCTGTTGTACTTCGCCTTGTAGGCGGCGATGAACTTCTGGCTGAGCGGGTTGCTGCTGCCGGAGTTCCAGGCCGCGCCGACGATCACGCCCTCGGCCGCGTCGCCCGCGCCCTTGATGAAGGCCGGCGAGTTGAAACCGTTGCCGCCGATGATCGGCTGCATCATCCCCAGCTTGCGCGCCTGCGTGCTGATGCCGACGGCGGGATCGAGCAGCGCGGAGACGACGATCGCGTCGGGCTTCGCGTCCTTCACCTTGGCGAGCTGGGCGGAGAAATCCTTGTCGCTGGTGGAGAACGTCTCGGTGTCGATGATCTTGATGCCTTGCTTGTCCAGGGCGCCCTTGAAGGCGTCGTAGCCGGCCTTGCTGAAGGCGTCGTCGTTGGCGTAGAGGATGGCGACCGTCTTGAAGCCGAGCTTCTGCTGCGACTTCGCCACGGTTTGCGGCACCACATCGGCTTCGGCGAGCGAGTCGCGGAAGATAAAGTCGCCGATCTCGGTGATGCCCGTGCCGGTGTTGGAGACGCCGAGCACCGGCACTTTTGCCTGCTGCGCCACGGGGTCGGAGGCCAGCGCCGAGTTGCTGAGCGTCGGTCCCAGGATCGCGGCGACCTTGTCCTGTGTGATGAAGTTCTGGAAGACGGTGA includes:
- a CDS encoding branched-chain amino acid ABC transporter permease, which produces MSQQLINGLFTGSIYALFAVGYTLVFGILDILNLAHQAVFMLGAFVALELVLHLKLEIFLALALAMLAAGGIGMVLNYVAFKPLRRRTDTYFSGMISSIAMATIFEA
- a CDS encoding ABC transporter substrate-binding protein, which translates into the protein MKPWRSGALRAGVLCGLALVLAACSSNNNKSGNNAPSNAANAPAATRAASAAATQASAATAAAPAASAAASTRAATAAGTAAAASGATKTVKLGAAFSLTGAAAQYGVTQKNGAQLAVEEINAAGTVPGVKLDLTVEDDASTKDQAITVFQNFITQDKVAAILGPTLSNSALASDPVAQQAKVPVLGVSNTGTGITEIGDFIFRDSLAEADVVPQTVAKSQQKLGFKTVAILYANDDAFSKAGYDAFKGALDKQGIKIIDTETFSTSDKDFSAQLAKVKDAKPDAIVVSALLDPAVGISTQARKLGMMQPIIGGNGFNSPAFIKGAGDAAEGVIVGAAWNSGSSNPLSQKFIAAYKAKYNSDPDQFAAQAYTGVYIMAQAMKIAGSTERQAIRDALPKVKDFDTVLGKFNFTEKRDALHDAVIQVVQGGKFVPLQ